Genomic DNA from Caloenas nicobarica isolate bCalNic1 chromosome 3, bCalNic1.hap1, whole genome shotgun sequence:
attacaaacatatttttcaaaaataatatgaaTATTGAGTGCACAGTGAATAAGTTTATGGTATACTATAAGATACTGTATGAGATAATATGAGATACTGTAATGAAAGACTCTACAGGAATGCAAAGGCACTATTATGCTCTTGTTTACAGGAGAAGATTATGAAGcatataaaaagaaagaaatcattgCAGGCATCTGCTTCTGCCAACATCCTGAGTCAACTTGAAACATCTTTAATTAACAAACAGGTAGATGTCTCATCTTGAGCAATTTTAATGTACTAAGCAAAGGCCAACCAAAAGGTATTTGTTTAGGGGGGCATAAGAGATTTGTTTTAGTGAAGTTAATGGTTCTGAAAGACACTACCTTAGAAAATTCGTGAATAGAGAACAGAGGGAGAAATACGTAACAGCTATGTATTacactgatatttttaatgttaatagAAACGGTAACAGCTATGTTTAGTAGCAGCTATTATTAAAATAGACTGAGTCTATACATTCTGTGTACAAAGAGAATATTGTGATTTAGCCAGATATTTGAATGTTAGTTTTAATGCTTTAATTTTATGTTGTCGTTGCTCTAGATAgcatggctttatttttttttcagcgaGAACAGTATTCAGGAAGCACGTTTCTGTACAGTGAAAGTAGCAGTGATGATGAAGAGCCTTTATTTCAACTATCCAAGGTAGAACTGTGTGCCAAAATAAAAAGTCTCAAGAGGAAGCTGACAGACACCATGAGAGAAAACTGCCGTCTAAGGCAGTCCCTGGTGATGCTTCAAGGTAAAGTCAGGGGAAGTATTTTGATGACGAGGAAAGCCTGAAGGTCATGAAAAGCTTGATTTGTAAGAGACTATTTGGATGGTAATTATGGATGCTGAAGCACTTGACATGGTCAAGGCCTGCCATGAGCATCAAGCCTTTGATGCATGGCAGCATTTAATTCCAGCAGCACTTAGAAAAAACTGTCTTACACAGAGGCCATGCAATCATAGagttagaaatggaaaaatctgtCTAAATGCTGTCAGTTGTTCCCAAGAGAACATTTCTGTATGCTGTAAATAACCTTTGGCTAAGCTCAAACACTCCGATGACCAGTCCAACTAACCTCATTTATTACTAGTCTTTCTTGATCTACCagaattttctttattctgGAATGGTTTCATTTCTAATTAGTTTGGTATTTCCTCATTATTGATAATCTGAGTTAGTCTCAGGTGCCACAAATTTAGCCCTTTCCCAGAGGTGaagcattttattcttttataaaTGAATCCTTCATCACTTAGTATCACTTAGTGATCATCTCTGAAGCCCCTCTTACTTGCCCTGTCCCTCACTATGGGGCAGCAAAGACTGAATCCAAAATTTCAAAACATTAGTGAATGAATAAGGTTTAAAGAGCATTTGCTAATTCCCTTGCCAGCTGCATCATACCATCCCTAGACACCCCAgtatctcttttattttttttattgtcataTGATTTTGCAAGTGCTTATCAGGTCCATTGCTCACCTGATTCTATTCCACATATTGTTCCACTTGCTTTGGATCATTCATCTCCACCTTtttgaatattattttgaaacattttgttaGTGTCTGTCAACTTCTCTTACATATTTGAGTCCATTTGCCTTGCATCTTAAGGACTTGTAttagtattttctgtaatttagtGATTCTGTACATTGCTGATTCTTTATCCCTTGCATCCTTTTTGCTCTGAATTGATTCTTCTTAATGGATGCTATCAAAGTTtatgtttgaaaataaatattacttgGAGCAAAGGttaattaaattatattctCTTAgactgaaaaagaggaaaaatgtctgTGCAGTCTACGTAACttatttgaagggaaaaaaaatcataacattACTTAGCCCATATTCAATAACTTTACAGACTTGTAGAGATTTTGAgatagcaaaaagaaaaaaaatacaaatagccTGCTTAGTGCCATGATGGGTGTAAACTAATGATTCCTCTTAGCCTTGCAGAGAACTGATCTATTCTAGAAAGAGAGGCCAGATCTTCACAGATGAGGCCAGCAGAATGGCAGGAAAACATTTGAGAGAATAGGAAAAAAGCACATTGAAGCATCTTTGCTGACTACTTTGACTCTTTCGCATTATGACAGGAACATAATTACAAGAATACACATGCTTATGTAATTAGAGTCTGAAAGCTTTGATTACTATTTTAGCCCTCATGTTCCATTTGATTTCAGTGTTGCCACAGGCAGTCACCCATTTTGAGGAGCTGGTAGGGATGGCTGAAGTGCTGCTCAAAGGAGGAGTGACATCATCTACGTCCAGTCTGCCTTCCCATGCTGTTTGGAAAGCAGCTGCCAACCCGTTAGCAGATTCGTATGTGGCTGTGCATAGTAACGCCAGCTCACCAGTGACTTTGAATGTGGAAGACGAGGAGCAACAGGCCGAAAAACAGGTCAGTTAAAAggcataaaaattaaaactttataCAGTACAAACTTTACTGTTGTAGtataacaaatataaaaaaataagcatcagTAAAAATCATTTTATCATCATTCAGTTGATGACGTGACTAATGAGCTCCTTTTATGCAGAAAGGTCTTTCCATGAGAAACCAAGACTTAATTCAGTGTGCTGGTACATTCTCAGACTCACTTTGGTTTCGGTGGCTTTACACATCAGTGACTAAGGGCAGAATGCTgatgcatgaagaaaatactgagaCCAGGGATAACTACCAGCCTAATGCTTTGGATGCCAGAGGGGAATGGTAGTGCTTCAGAGATAATCTAAGAAAAATACCAGCAGTCTGTTTAAACTGTTAGTAAGTCCATCGAGGATGGTATGATTCTGCTCTTGTTCCAGACACTGGCCAGCAGTTAAGTAGAAATACATTTATAGAGAGATACTGAATAAAGATGCTCCCGTTTTCTCTGTAATTATAACAGAGCATAATTAAGAAATCTCAGGCATAAAGGCTGTACATGGAAAATATAAAGACCCAACCAAAAGAATAATGCCAGCTTCTGCACTCGCAAATTATATAAAGATTCTTATGCACCAAGTCATGCCTGTTGTTGGAAATCATTCTTGTGCGTTGTCATGGGGTCCCCAAAACCAATGAAATCTATGGAGAATTATCCAGGTATGATGTTTTGACTGAATATTGCAATATACAAAATCTGACCTAACAtctccaaagaaataaaaagaattaattttctaaGCAACCGAGCCTTATTTAATAGAGGTAGCTGAAAATTGCGCATTAGGAAAGTTCATATGCTTAAGCTGTACAACTGCTGTGTGTTGAAGTCACTCTCGAAGCCCAGGACCAGATGTCACAGTTCTTTGGGCACGTCTGCTCGGAGGCAGGAATATTAGCTTGGGCGCAGCGCCACGCTCCCAAGGTTGTACGGATTCCAGGCCAGCACTGGACCACAGCCAGCCCACATGGGGTGCGAGCAGAAGGTTTTAGATATGTCTGAACATGTCCTGTCTCCACGAGTGAGTAATAACGATTGCTTGGTGAAGTGTTCGCTAGGATGAATAGGGGTCCTTAGTTTGCCCCACACAcgcttctggaaaaaaaaaaaatcaacctgcAGCTACAGTTGCAAATGTTGAGTGGTATGCAAATTTAGCATTGATCTCAAGCACTCAGTTTGCAGAAATTCCTTTGGAAATTGTAGGGgtctttttgtaaaaaagaaaattgtaaaaaatatatttcgGAGGTAATACTATATAATATTTCTAGAGAACTGCAATAGTTATGTCTGTTaccaattttattttccagttcaaGATCGAAAAGTGGCAGATTGCACTTTGTAACAAGAGCAAACCTCAAAAGTTTATAAATGACTTGATGCAAGCACTTTATACACATGAATACATGGCTACACACAGCCTCACAGGTGCAAAGTCGTCCTCTTCAAAGGATAAAGCGGCGAAACCAGCAATGAATCAGAATGAAGTTCAGGAAATCATAGGTGATGACTTGTTAACATTACTGAACGTGGCACTGACTTGCCAGAGGGCTTTCTCTGAGGGGGGGCTCTAATGCTTAACAGCTGGTCTGCTCAGGTGATGTGCAACATGTTTTATATTTCCTTCTTCGGCTACATACTTTACCCATCTGTTACAAATAGTGTCAGTGAAATGCTCAGTAGTAGTATTTCTGTTGTGTGAAATTTGTGGTTTTTACTTGAGTGGCTACTCAGCACagtgatatatatttttttagcttttgaaAGGTTGATCTACAACAGTCAAACTTGAAGCATGAGAATTAACAGATAGGGGAAGGTAAAGAGAGGACACACTTGGATCAAATGTGAAATAATGTCTGCTATATTCTGGAGTTAGCGAATGTTATGAattctgacattttaaatagtGCTGGAGGCAAAATAAGACAAGAAGTAGAGAAGACAGGAATAGTGATCAGAGAAGCAAACAAGATTCATTTTATGCCTAGGTTAGAGGCAAAAAATGTTTGGTGCATAGGAAAGAGAACAATTTCAGATGGAAGTAgcagctttaaagaaaatagtattttgttaGCACATGAAGCCTGATTTTCGTTGGATACACACCTATATCTTAATACTTGAACAACATAGCCTAAATTCCTGTACTAGAATCCCTCGCCCATTGCCATTCACCTGGACTTACCCAGTTCTCTTGGTTCCTTTCCCAGCTTAGCTCCAGTTCCTGTACCTTGATCTGGTTTTGTTGAAGTTGGCCAACAGTTTCAAAAGTTATCAGTTGTGGAAACCTCTTTTCCTAAGAGCCTAGCTAGAGGAAAAAGGCCCAAAgtcaagagagagaaaatgaaagactgTGTAAGGTGGTGAAAATAGATTTAAAGGCAGTAAGATGATACAATTTCAATTGTATGAGAGGAATGAAAAAGATTTCATGGGATGAGAAGAgcggttggactcaatgatcctaatggtcttttccaacctaaatgattctatgattccaagaGCTGCTAGTGACTTTTCTAAAAGTGGATTCTGCGTAAGGGTCTACgcaaaactgaaaaccaaagcagagAAGATCATCAGGACACTGAATGCAGCACGGTGCAGAGAATTCAGTGACAAAGGGGACCCTGTAGAGAAGTCAAAGAAGTTTGTTAAGGGAAATGAGAACGCTGCTgaattcaaatagaaaaatgtcaacattatacaagagaagaagaaaaataagatggaaGGCTGGAAGTTCTAGGACTGTAGAAAATTAGTTAGTAGATCagattatttaaagaaaatgggaaCTATAAGACTTCAAAATGACATGAAAGTGGGGGGAAAtcaaaggaagggaagatgatggagaaaaggagaccaGGAGTCACATTCCTGATATTAAgtcctgtttggtttttttgcattcaATAAAAGTTAGCCTGGCAAAACAGAAGGGAATTTTTTAGGGAAGGATACATcagctgcaaatgaaaattaatgaacAAAACCTGTAAAATAAAGAGGCGTGAGGACTTACGAGGATGGAAATAGGACTCTCTGATCAAGAACAGAacaaaaggagaggagatgagcaAGCACAGATCACTCACTACGGGAAGCCCTTGTGGCCCTGGAATTCCCGTGGAGCTTGCCAAGAGCAGGCACAGCAACAtggaaggcaaagagaaaagcaagagctAGTGCACACAGTATCTATGAAGTAGTGTTTGAAGGCGGTGAAGTAACTAGAGCTTAAGCTGAAGTAGCTGGAAATTTCAAAGAtgcaagaaatgcattttagatCATTCATCTATTGTTTCTCTGAGCTGGAAGCCTCATCTATGTCATCTCTTTATTTTGCAGGAATCACAAAACAGCTGTTTCCAAACACAGATGATGCTTTAATTAGGCGAATGATGGGACAAAAACTGAACAATTGCACCAAGAAGCCAATTTTAAGCAAAGATCTTAACTCAGGTGCTTTTCAGAAGCATAGCTTTTGGtaagtcttaaaaaaatcatagcCTGCAATGTGTAATTCTATGTGTTAACCTGTGGTAACAAAATCTAAAACCAATGTTATCATGAAGATGCATGTTCATATACGCATTGCCGAATAGATAAGTATTTTTATAACCTTGTACCAAACGTACGTAGTACAGAAGCAGTCCAGCTTAACATTACATCACAAAAAGATTTGTTCATTCTAGACAAAGCAGCATGTGGCTATTAAATTACAGGAAGAGAATCCAGAAGTAAACACATGGAGTTACTTTGATCAATATATCTATTTCAGATTGGgtattatttacttttcttcttattcTGTGTAGGCTCTCCAGAGACCAGTGAATTCCTTTTTCATGTCACTTGTGCCTCAATTAACccacaagtaaaaataaagaaaatcacagCTCTTTTGTACCTACTGTTAAAAGTACTGTAGGAGAGCTCAATTAGCATTCTTCTACTGCCAGAAGAGTCTAAATTATTGTGACAGAGGAATTATTAAATAACATATTGCTTAGTATGGGTGTTCTTACCTTGTGAACAAGACTAGTCTCAAATTGCTGAACTCATCCCTAGCATTAGTGAAGTCAGCTATTTGCACAGCACTGTTTCCATATATACCAAAAGTATACATCACAGAATAGCTGAGGTTGAGAGGGACCTCTGTAAGTTGGCAAGTCCAACCCCTGCTGCTCCATGCAGGGTCacctagaccaggttgctcagagccatGTACAGTTGGGCTGAGCatctccaaagatggagactccacaacttgTCTGGGTaactgtgccagtgctcagccaccctcacagtgaaaaaatacacataGATAAAATCCCCTTGAGCCTTGTTGAGGCTAAACagctccagctctctcagcctctcccagGGATTAACAAGGAACAGGATAAGAGATTAAAATTAGTGAGACAAGGAGAACGGATTTGTCCTTACTTAGACTTTCCATACTGAagtaatattttacttcttcctAGTTCAGTTATCTCATGCATGGTTTAAAATCCACATTTGCAACTGTAAGGCACTTCATAAtgacaacaacagaaaaccccACCCCAAGATATTTGACTGTTAGGACacaactgtttgaaaagcatTAGTAATAGCAGTGCTTTGCTGTAAGAATTCCTCTCTAAGCCACCTGGAAGTACTCCATGGGCCACCAGTGGTCTGTGAATTACTACTTGAGAAATACTCAGATAATATCTGTTGGAGGAATCCGCAGGTTTTCCCATCTggaaacaacaaacaaatgtaCTAGCCTGGCTAAAATACAGTTTACTATGTTAATGCTTTTCTCCTAGAGATGAGAAGGCTTCATAAAACAAAGGTCCTCTGTATTTGTAATATACAGCGTGCACTGACTCACTgtagtttttttccttgtccttgACACAGATGGtaaaaataacagcacagaAACATAGACCCTGTCTTCTTTGAAAGTattaaatcttaaatattttaaatgtttctctgcATCAGATGAATCCATAAATTATGTTAATTCCTGAGTCTTCTCATGTACACAATATTCCTGAAGCCTTAACAGGAGGATCTTAAGCTAGCACTGTAATAATTCTGGGTTGTTTTTTAACACTGCCTATAGACCTTTCAGTTTAAACTTGATCTCTTAAAAACATCATTATGTCTGTTATTCATAAGTGCCTATGTAAAATCCAGTCCAACATCCATTGAAACCAATGCAGAATTTGCCTGTGTAGTGTCTCTTGAATGGAAACTTGTTAGAATGCATTTATAATGGATTAATTTTACATCTGTTAAGAATTTCCTCACTGTAAAAGCATTTAAGCACTTTGTAAGTAATCAGGCTAATGGTGGTGATTCCTTTAACTCAGATGACACAAGTTTTCTCGGTAAGAAAATTAGAAGAATTTCAAAGTGCTCATGATCTCACCGTTCCTCCTTCAGTTCACCTTCCAGCAATGAAGGACAGAAGAGGGGTCAAGAGGAAATCCTGCAGTGCAGTACCTCTAGTAACAACTTACACACAAGTTACTAACTTTTAAAACTGGCGATACTGCACTTTTGATCTCCTCCCTTGCTGCTCCTCCTTCCTTGCCCACCTCCTCCACCTTTCCCCTGAACATGATTGCAATTCAAGAGATGGAATTTTGAGCCAAATCCAACAAGACAGACAAGTCACCATCTCAGATCCATATGGCTGAggtgaaacaaagaaaagggaGTAAGTATGAAGAAAACTAGTTAACTGGCTAATAAAAAACCTCCACCGCTCAAAAACTAAGAACAGTAGTAATTGCACATTTAATGTTAGTATCTCAAGCTTAGTTATACATTCTCTCAACAGTAGTTCAACAGCTGCTCCTCAGGGCATCATCTCTTCTGCTGTTCCTCCCAGCACACAAGACCAGCAGGATGATGATTCACCAGCTGCTATTGCACAAATTCAGCAAAGTGACAGCCGTCCGACTCCTCCAGCCCCCAGCACACCAGGTCAGCAGGAGCGCTTCAAACCCACCTCCAAGGTGGAGTCTCACCtcggcagcagctccccagcgCCCTCTCCTAACCAGGGCTGCGCACAGGATCTCAGGAATTTAGACAAAGAATAACAAGGTATTTCATACCACTTCAAATTCTCAACAGAGATTAAGGAGcggtaaaaaataaataatatctaAATGGGTCTAGCAACAGTGAACAGAGATACTGCAAGCAGAATAGAAGTCTGAGAACCATTTTCTCAAGCAATTGAAAATCCCACAGCATAGAAAAAGATGAAGGCATATTAGTATCTTTGGCTTTAAGatattattaaatatatgcATGTTACACGGTAAATCAAAAAAGTATAAACTTGTTCTGAAGAATATAAGAGTTCCCCTtagatagaaaaaaaacccaaaacaacattatttaaagaaataccaAAAGAATATATAAGAGGAACCTTAATCCCCTTGCTTTCACCTTGACAGCTGGTAGAAAACTGCTTTACTGATCAGAGAAAGTTATTGcatattaatacaaaaatatacagaGTTATGAAAAGAGAATAGAAAAATTTCCTAGTGAAATGAAGACTATGACCAGCACTGGGTtagaaagcacagaaagccacaggagcagagaagaagaaataaaataggtATTTAAGGATGTTGTTAACttgggaaacagaaaacattcttAGAGCGATGAAACTGCCACTCTCAAGATGTCTGCAAGAAAGAAGCAGCTCATTTTTAACCTCTGAAAGCTGGAAAGGCACTGCAAGAAGCCATGTTCCCTCTTAGCTCAGGGAAGGGTCTTCCCTGATAGCCTGTTTGGTTGTGGGGGCCATGCCTTCTCCCACAGGTCTGCTGCTGCGGTTCCCGGCTGGTTCGGCAGCTCTcactctctcttcttccctgaACATCAGGTCCATAGGACCAGCCCAATATTTCTGCAAACCTAACTGTACTAGAACAATGCACTCATAAAATGCACTGTGGAGAAGACTTCTGTGTGGGCAGGGGTATGAACTAAGTGATCTGCAAGCCTTTTTCATGTCTCATTCCTTGTAGATTGGATCAGGAGAAAAGCAGGTATGAAATACGATTTAAGTTCTATCTCATGTTATTAACGAACATCCGTAAGATGTAACAGAAGGATGTTTGctattatatatattttgtatatgtACCTGTATGTACAGCATATAagaatgtatatatttaatCATATTTTTGAAGCAACTTTCtatcaaataaaatgaaatattactaTGTCTTAGCTctattttattgtctttattGTCTTGTGGGCCTTTCTTACATCAGCCTCTAATATGCAAGGTGGGGGttgtttttctctcactttttttttttcctttttctttataacTGTTCTGAAGCCAGCTTCTATAAAGCTCGTAAttttcagctggggaaggggttGGCCCACTTTACACCTTAAAGTTGTCCTGGTTGATActgcacagctgcagctgttgCGCTGTTTGGGAGGTACAGAAGCACCTGGGCAGGTACATGGAGCCAAACACGAGTGGCTGCTCTCCCCAGTGCAGCACCGAAGATCACACTGTACTACACGCTCTTCTACTCTGCTGACCAGGTGAGTTGTCAAAGGCTTACcgcaaagagaaaaggaggatttCCATGGTAGGGTGATGGGCCAGGGAGAGAGATGGGTGTTCTGGACAAAAAGAGCAACATAGAGAAGgtgacattttaatgttttagcGAAGGGTAAAGAGGGAGCAAGCTGTAAAGAATCATTCCTTTCTCCTAGAGCATAGGACTCATCCCACTGGATAAAAGATGATAAATAGCTTTTACGGAACTACATGGTTAAGAGAAAACCCATACTCCTTGCAGTGTCactaaaaaggaagaaaatatgacCGTTTTTTCAAAATGACCCTGACAAGCTTTCAGATCACAAAACTGAAGACTATATAATCACAAATTATAAACTTCAGAAGTAACACAAAGGGAGAGTAGACCAGAGCAGTCTAATGCTGCTTCTCCTAAAATttgcactaaaataaaaaattggtGATGTGTAAATATGTGGTGTCACAAAGTGCAAAATTCTTCTGATACAAGTGACAGAGGACGCATTATTTGCGTTACTCAAAATTGGAGAAGGCTGACAGCTACTACAGAAAAACCTAACAGCTGTATGACTGTACAGCATTGAGTAACTGGGGATTTAGTACTGAAAAAGTAAGCCATACAAAACCTAATAATTTGAACTATTTGTTTCTACTACTGCATTTTAGATTTAATTCGAAGATTACCACGGGAAAGCATTTGGTCATTGTTTATTATGAACTGCTCAGTAAGAACACTTGCTTTCCAAGGAAGAATATTGAGATAATGTGAAGAACGGCATCAAAAACTTGCTGAAAAAGTATTCTATTGAATAAATCAGGGTTTTTAATGCATCTCAAGTTCGTGTCCCCTCTTATTATGGTAGCTAGATAGgagtcaaaaaaacccaaaccaccagaTGTCTAAATGTTCTACATCAAGAGGAAGTGGCAGTATGCAATGTTgacacaagagggaaatcaATGGTTAAAAAGGCAATGTTTCACTCACTTTTAGGAGTAAGGAGAGAAACAAGGATGTTGAAATATGTTTCAATTctataaagtaaaataattaaggGCATATAATGAATATGTGGAATTGGTTGCTAGAGAGCGTTACTGAGTTTATGTAAGACAGTCTGGTCAGAAACAGTTTCCACATCCTATGTGATACCCAGACTTCCTTTGGAGGTTTGGGCTTGGAGATCTTTGCTCATGAAGAGGAGACCATGAGTGTCCCCTGCTCTCCTAGGCTTGTCTGCTCCTACCTTGGACAATCTACTgcctgtctttaaaaaaaaaacctgcttacCCTCTTATCAAATTAGATGGTGAATGTGCCTTGTGGGTGGCCCACCAGCCAAGAAGCCCA
This window encodes:
- the BEND6 gene encoding BEN domain-containing protein 6 isoform X1 produces the protein MKKFTLFDFVNDNSLQIGETSWIQDLPSDDKELERLVKPNEHVLVNWPVGERKTEKHLVKVVYMSDDPQELVEMMQKILQADEITKIQVLGKGKRKRIEMIFSESEDSDLDKEQEKIMKHIKRKKSLQASASANILSQLETSLINKQREQYSGSTFLYSESSSDDEEPLFQLSKVELCAKIKSLKRKLTDTMRENCRLRQSLVMLQVLPQAVTHFEELVGMAEVLLKGGVTSSTSSLPSHAVWKAAANPLADSYVAVHSNASSPVTLNVEDEEQQAEKQFKIEKWQIALCNKSKPQKFINDLMQALYTHEYMATHSLTGAKSSSSKDKAAKPAMNQNEVQEIIGITKQLFPNTDDALIRRMMGQKLNNCTKKPILSKDLNSGAFQKHSFCSSTAAPQGIISSAVPPSTQDQQDDDSPAAIAQIQQSDSRPTPPAPSTPGQQERFKPTSKVESHLGSSSPAPSPNQGCAQDLRNLDKE
- the BEND6 gene encoding BEN domain-containing protein 6 isoform X2, which encodes MKKFTLFDFVNDNSLQIGETSWIQDLPSDDKELERLVKPNEHVLVNWPVGERKTEKHLVKVVYMSDDPQELVEMMQKILQADEITKIQVLGKGKRKRIEMIFSESEDSDLDKEQEKIMKHIKRKKSLQASASANILSQLETSLINKQREQYSGSTFLYSESSSDDEEPLFQLSKVELCAKIKSLKRKLTDTMRENCRLRQSLVMLQVLPQAVTHFEELVGMAEVLLKGGVTSSTSSLPSHAVWKAAANPLADSYVAVHSNASSPVTLNVEDEEQQAEKQFKIEKWQIALCNKSKPQKFINDLMQALYTHEYMATHSLTGAKSSSSKDKAAKPAMNQNEVQEIIGITKQLFPNTDDALIRRMMGQKLNNCTKKPILSKDLNSGAFQKHSFCTQDQQDDDSPAAIAQIQQSDSRPTPPAPSTPGQQERFKPTSKVESHLGSSSPAPSPNQGCAQDLRNLDKE